In one window of Zestosphaera sp. DNA:
- a CDS encoding sodium:solute symporter family protein — METWQITLSIIFTYCVLVLLIGFLSGRILKRSLEDFYVLSRRAGILVTFLATAATYHSAFAFLTSVATYATTGITFWVASSAWTTGAAVFMYLAGTRLMKLGKARGHISPADALADFYKSEALRVLVAVVMALFVIAYIVVQAVGLGLIMDIGSGGNIPYMWGSLILMLITTLYLILGGLRAAYWTDVLQGIWMYVGVFLAGILILQRLAPGGVPELMDQVRTLKPSLLTMNWDPLMMLGAIMIYAPGLMLLPHLWIKYYVAKDEKALKTSAVGTAIYLSSYYIPTALIGLAAAVVNAVGMPGVLDKGFIQALTSKYGSADAVMAVMIYTFLHPVVAGFLLAGAAAAAMSTLDSFLGSTSLILVRDIYQRYVRPGKPESEYVAVSRILMIVWLLIGWYFAILKPGLIFDVTSIAVAGGLQLLPLTLQMIIPKKKLINKYGALVGFAAGSITVALFTVQTGKYFRMPVTYHAAIAGLIGLAVNTVLAVLISALTKATEDEKRVFEEYGKLLYTK; from the coding sequence GTGGAGACGTGGCAGATCACCTTATCGATAATCTTCACGTACTGTGTCCTTGTCTTGCTCATCGGGTTCTTATCTGGCAGGATACTGAAGAGGTCTCTTGAAGACTTCTACGTGCTGAGTAGGCGTGCAGGCATTCTCGTGACTTTCCTCGCTACTGCTGCCACGTACCACAGTGCGTTCGCGTTCTTAACTAGCGTCGCCACGTACGCGACTACCGGGATAACTTTCTGGGTCGCTTCTTCAGCTTGGACTACGGGCGCGGCAGTCTTCATGTATTTAGCTGGAACTAGACTCATGAAGTTAGGTAAGGCTAGGGGTCATATATCCCCTGCCGACGCACTCGCAGACTTCTACAAGAGTGAGGCTCTGAGAGTATTAGTTGCGGTAGTCATGGCGTTATTCGTCATAGCCTATATAGTGGTTCAGGCGGTTGGGCTGGGCCTGATCATGGACATAGGTAGTGGAGGCAACATACCGTACATGTGGGGCTCGCTAATACTGATGCTGATAACTACGCTGTACTTGATCTTAGGAGGGCTTAGAGCAGCGTACTGGACTGACGTGCTTCAAGGTATATGGATGTACGTGGGTGTCTTCCTAGCGGGAATCTTAATCCTGCAGAGACTCGCTCCAGGTGGAGTGCCTGAGTTGATGGATCAAGTCAGGACTCTCAAGCCTTCTCTCCTAACTATGAACTGGGACCCCCTCATGATGTTAGGAGCCATAATGATATACGCTCCTGGATTAATGCTCTTACCGCACCTCTGGATAAAGTATTACGTCGCTAAAGACGAGAAAGCTCTGAAAACCTCTGCGGTAGGGACAGCAATCTATCTCTCGTCATACTACATACCGACAGCACTAATAGGTCTTGCCGCAGCAGTCGTGAACGCCGTAGGCATGCCCGGAGTCTTAGACAAGGGCTTCATACAAGCACTCACCTCGAAATACGGGAGTGCTGACGCCGTGATGGCTGTCATGATATACACGTTCCTACACCCTGTCGTAGCGGGCTTCCTGCTCGCGGGAGCTGCTGCAGCAGCAATGTCAACTCTCGACTCATTCCTAGGCTCTACTTCCCTAATCTTAGTGAGAGACATCTACCAGAGATATGTGAGGCCGGGCAAACCCGAGAGCGAGTACGTCGCTGTGAGCAGAATCCTAATGATCGTGTGGCTCCTCATAGGCTGGTACTTCGCCATACTGAAGCCGGGATTAATATTTGACGTGACGTCTATAGCTGTTGCCGGCGGCCTTCAACTACTCCCACTCACTTTACAAATGATAATACCTAAGAAGAAACTCATCAACAAGTACGGCGCTCTAGTAGGCTTCGCTGCAGGCTCCATAACTGTCGCACTCTTTACTGTCCAGACAGGGAAATACTTTAGGATGCCGGTGACGTATCACGCAGCCATAGCAGGACTCATAGGATTAGCAGTCAACACCGTCCTAGCAGTACTAATCAGCGCCTTAACTAAGGCTACAGAAGACGAAAAGAGAGTCTTTGAAGAATACGGGAAGCTACTTTACACAAAGTAA
- the pxpB gene encoding 5-oxoprolinase subunit PxpB, translated as MTSSEVKIVSSGGYVIHVDVCRDITLECVNAMHKLYYALKKELSGIINELVTGVTSIALFYDPRKASSEDLIKKVNELWVWSQQVELSEIYRPRKFTIPVSYGGELGPDLYSVASWAGLREEEVVELHTSRSYVCYTLGFTPGFLYLGEVDPKIAAPRLETPRVKIPAGSVGIAGKMTGVYGLESPGGWRLIGRTPLTMFNYRRSPPIPIAPGDVVVFKPITLEEFNKLRGLYVGDYSG; from the coding sequence ATGACGAGTTCTGAGGTTAAGATTGTTAGTAGTGGCGGCTACGTGATCCACGTAGACGTCTGCAGAGACATAACTCTAGAATGTGTTAACGCTATGCACAAGCTGTACTACGCGCTCAAGAAAGAACTCTCAGGAATAATCAACGAGTTAGTGACGGGCGTAACCTCGATCGCGTTATTTTATGACCCGAGGAAAGCTTCTAGTGAGGACCTAATCAAGAAAGTCAACGAGTTATGGGTTTGGAGCCAGCAAGTCGAGTTAAGCGAGATTTACAGACCGAGGAAATTCACTATACCAGTGTCTTACGGCGGCGAGCTAGGGCCAGACCTCTACTCGGTTGCTTCTTGGGCCGGCTTAAGAGAAGAGGAAGTCGTTGAACTACACACGTCAAGGAGCTACGTATGTTACACGCTGGGATTCACGCCAGGCTTCCTCTACTTAGGTGAGGTAGACCCGAAGATAGCGGCACCCAGACTAGAGACGCCTAGAGTTAAGATACCCGCAGGGTCTGTAGGCATAGCAGGCAAGATGACCGGAGTTTACGGTCTTGAGAGCCCGGGGGGTTGGAGACTAATAGGCAGAACACCTCTCACAATGTTTAACTATAGGAGGAGTCCACCGATACCTATAGCTCCAGGCGATGTAGTAGTCTTTAAACCCATAACCTTAGAAGAATTCAATAAGCTGAGGGGACTGTACGTAGGTGATTATAGTGGCTAA
- a CDS encoding nitroreductase family protein, whose product MRDVIKGRRSVRSFRDEHIPEEHLRFVLEAGVWAPSGGNAQPWEFVVVREKSTIEKIKLFSPGLFGNPDVIVVLCVNKRRVRGGKHEELIALMDVAMAAQNMMLAAYSLGVGSCPIASFNKSAIKELLEIPEHVDPVLMLSLGYPDEWPKPPKKRPLEEVTHYEKY is encoded by the coding sequence GTGAGGGATGTGATTAAGGGTAGGAGGAGTGTCAGGAGCTTTAGAGACGAGCACATACCTGAAGAACACTTAAGGTTTGTTCTTGAGGCGGGTGTGTGGGCTCCTAGCGGCGGTAACGCCCAGCCATGGGAGTTTGTGGTAGTTAGAGAGAAATCCACTATAGAGAAAATAAAACTATTCTCTCCAGGACTTTTCGGGAATCCTGACGTGATAGTAGTTCTCTGCGTTAATAAGAGGCGCGTCAGGGGAGGCAAGCATGAAGAACTGATTGCTTTAATGGATGTCGCTATGGCAGCTCAGAACATGATGTTAGCTGCTTACTCATTAGGCGTTGGTTCATGTCCTATAGCCTCGTTTAATAAGAGCGCTATTAAAGAGTTGCTTGAGATCCCTGAACACGTAGACCCAGTATTGATGCTGAGTCTCGGCTACCCAGACGAGTGGCCTAAACCCCCTAAGAAGAGACCTCTTGAAGAGGTGACACACTACGAGAAGTACTGA
- a CDS encoding 5-oxoprolinase subunit PxpA, producing MSLLVKKIDLNTDAGESFGRWRLVDESELFKYVSSANIACGFHAGDPSSIWGSIKTAKSLNVAVGAHPGFPDLMGFGRREMIIDLSDLKAYMIYQVGALEAFTRVEGVKLQHVKAHGALYNMAWVREDYARAIAEAVASYDKRLIIVAPYNSQTARVAEELGLKVAYEAFIDRGYMPDGRLAPRGAPGALISDVSKAVERALSIIDKGVLQAVDGSLVEVRAHTLCIHGDSPKAVEFAKSVNTKLKEFGIEIKPMSEVV from the coding sequence GTGTCTTTATTGGTTAAGAAGATAGACCTAAACACTGATGCTGGCGAGTCTTTTGGTAGGTGGAGGTTAGTAGATGAGAGCGAGCTATTCAAGTATGTTTCGTCAGCTAACATAGCTTGCGGCTTCCACGCTGGAGACCCCTCAAGTATTTGGGGGTCTATCAAGACTGCTAAGTCTCTTAATGTTGCTGTAGGTGCGCACCCGGGCTTCCCAGACTTAATGGGTTTCGGTAGGAGGGAGATGATAATTGATTTAAGCGACTTGAAGGCCTACATGATTTACCAGGTCGGTGCTCTAGAAGCCTTCACGCGTGTTGAGGGCGTTAAGCTACAGCACGTTAAAGCTCACGGAGCATTATATAATATGGCGTGGGTTAGGGAAGATTACGCTAGAGCTATTGCTGAGGCGGTGGCTTCATACGATAAGAGACTAATTATCGTAGCTCCCTATAACTCTCAGACAGCGAGGGTGGCTGAAGAGCTTGGTCTGAAGGTAGCTTACGAAGCCTTCATAGACAGGGGGTACATGCCTGACGGCAGGCTAGCTCCCAGAGGAGCTCCGGGAGCTCTAATATCAGATGTTAGTAAAGCTGTGGAGAGAGCCTTAAGCATAATTGATAAGGGAGTCTTACAAGCCGTAGACGGTAGCTTAGTAGAAGTGAGAGCACACACACTCTGCATCCACGGTGACAGCCCTAAAGCTGTAGAGTTCGCTAAGTCAGTCAACACCAAACTTAAGGAATTCGGTATTGAGATTAAGCCTATGTCAGAGGTTGTTTAG
- a CDS encoding AroM family protein: MTIGQSPRLDVVPEIKEVLGDSSVEILECGALDRLSREEIAELVPREGEYALVTKLRDGSEVRVSRERILPLVQKCVDVLESLVDMLGLLCTGEFRELKSRKLLVMPSDLLLKVVESLKVSRLGVIVPDPTQAGPARKKWSTVAPDIKIFSVSPYTGTLEELRKTSRELVDRDLIVLDCIGFGTEAKKVVATTSGKPVLVPRTLLAHVLKELSGV; the protein is encoded by the coding sequence ATCACTATAGGTCAATCTCCTAGACTTGATGTAGTCCCTGAGATCAAGGAAGTGTTAGGTGACTCAAGTGTTGAGATACTTGAGTGTGGCGCGCTAGACAGACTTAGTAGGGAGGAGATTGCTGAGTTAGTTCCTAGGGAGGGTGAGTATGCTCTAGTAACTAAGCTTAGAGACGGTTCTGAGGTCAGGGTATCGCGTGAGAGAATACTCCCTCTAGTGCAGAAGTGCGTTGACGTTCTTGAGTCCCTGGTCGATATGCTGGGGTTGCTCTGTACTGGCGAATTCAGAGAACTTAAGTCTAGAAAACTACTAGTGATGCCTTCTGACCTCCTCCTTAAAGTTGTTGAGTCTCTTAAAGTTAGTAGGTTAGGCGTTATAGTGCCTGACCCTACTCAGGCAGGTCCGGCTAGGAAGAAGTGGAGTACCGTGGCGCCAGACATTAAGATTTTTAGTGTGTCGCCTTACACGGGAACCCTAGAAGAGTTAAGGAAGACTTCCAGAGAGTTAGTTGATCGCGACTTGATAGTGTTAGACTGTATAGGCTTCGGCACGGAAGCGAAGAAAGTAGTAGCTACGACTTCGGGAAAGCCTGTGTTAGTCCCGAGAACTCTACTAGCTCATGTCCTGAAAGAACTCTCGGGGGTGTGA